The following coding sequences lie in one Vespa velutina chromosome 24, iVesVel2.1, whole genome shotgun sequence genomic window:
- the LOC124957152 gene encoding uncharacterized protein LOC124957152 isoform X5, with product MEIENKHLLITRTKRIDNNIDEDLQIIALRRKIIHLMNWAQRFVDRLPVQMTLSNLGILAVFLAIVLPKSLTYILLYPIFRLVFGTLYPAYASYKAVRTQNVKEYVKWMMYWIVFALFTCAETFTDVFFSFWFPFYYEIKIILVLWLLSPATKGSSILYRRFVHPALTRREAEIDEALARATEQGYKAVLHLGTRGVNYATTVLMQTAIKGGGGLVQQLRKSYSLSDLTGGKDVENRSLPESRDETDMEVEPRRREHVGRRGYSPRRTQSSTNRVEMYFSEVDVDMIQPRPREPITSLTNIRSSDDISSGYSSGEALQSHRAASQGDALVRTSSVGARTRVKPRSTTKKTPEDTGEESEYDDLLPSPLTFLTPDQVHQLLLFLTPNDDRQKISKLDNNERLLDDDIRKRESKSSSEESEVWFVPNVTSETDEVPDKLQTELLEIDNNSKDCQRSTEILTKLSSTESDLQQKDMENKKNCEKTDVRKNSSQTTVIDVDIDKIKDEICREKLDELKELLNNAHKAVTKIVSSEEKLNRIDNKFCYSTPKQEEQQEESSMKFTGC from the exons atggagATCGAAAACAAACACTTGTTGATAACGAGAACGAAaaggatcgataataatatcgatgaagaTCTTCAAATCATAGCACTTCGTAGAAAGATAATACATTTGATGAACTGGGCACAGCGTTTCGTTGATAGGCTTCCTGTTCAAATGACTTTGAGCAACTTGGGGATATTGGCAGTTTTCCTTGCCATTGTTTTACCGAAATCCTTAACTTACATACTTTTGTATCCAATTTTCAGATTAGTCTTTGGAACTTTATATCCGGCCTATGCCTCCTACAAAGCAGTAAGAACGCAAAATGTTAAGGAATAT gtcaAATGGATGATGTACTGGATCGTATTCGCTCTTTTTACTTGCGCTGAGACATTCACGGACGTTTTCTTCAGCTTTTG GTTCCCGTTTTATTATGAGATCAAGATTATTTTGGTGCTTTGGCTATTGAGCCCTGCAACTAAGGGCTCGAGTATACTGTATCGACGTTTCGTTCATCCTGCATTGACCCGTCGAGAAGCTGAAATCGATGAGGCCCTTGCACGTGCTACAGAACAGGGATACAAAGCTGTCCTCCATCTTGGCACCAGAGGTGTAAACTATGCAACTACTGTGCTCATGCAAACCGCTATCAAG GGGGGCGGTGGATTGGTTCAACAATTGAGGAAAAGCTATAGTTTAAGCGATCTGACTGGTGGAAAGGATGTCGAAAATAGAAGCTTGCCTGAATCGCGAGACGAGACTGACATGGAAG TGGAACCTCGTCGAAGAGAGCACGTAGGGAGAAGAGGATACAGTCCACGAAGGACACAATCCAGCACCAATAGAGTAGAAATGTACTTTTCTGAAGTAGACGTCGATATGATCCAGCCAAGGCCTAGAGAACCAATAACTAGTTTAac TAATATCAGATCCTCCGACGATATATCCAGCGGATACAGTAGCGGCGAAGCATTGCAATCTCATCGAGCAGCATCCCAAGGTGACGCATTAGTTAGAACATCGAGTGTTGGAGCCAGGACACGCGTGAAGCCTCGCTcgacaacaaaaaaaacacCTGAG GACACTGGAGAGGAATCCGAGTACGACGACCTTCTTCCATCGCCATTAACCTTCCTCACTCCTGACCAAGTTCATCAACTTTTGTTATTCCTGACTCCGAATGATGATCGTCAGAAGATTAGTAAGCTCGATAACAATGAACGATTGTTAGACGatgatattagaaaaagagaatctaAATCGTCATCCGAAGAATCTGAGGTTTGGTTTGTACCAAATGTAACATCCGAGACAGATGAAGTACCTGATAAACTTCAGACTGAACTTttagaaatagataataactCGAAGGACTGTCAAAGGTCAActgaaattttaacaaaactATCAAGCACAGAATCAGATCTTCAACAAAAAGATatggaaaataagaagaattgTGAAAAGACCGATGTTCGTAAAAATTCTTCACAAACAACCGTCATCGATGTGGATATTGATAAAATCAAGGATGAGATTTGTCGAGAGAAGCTGGACGAATTGAAAGAACTTTTAAATAATGCGCACAAGGCCGTCACGAAGATAGTATCATCcgaggaaaaattaaatcggATTG ATAACAAGTTTTGCTACTCTACCCCGAAGCAAGAAGAGCAACAAGAAGAAAGTAGCATGAAATTTACCGGCTGCTGA
- the LOC124957152 gene encoding bromodomain-containing protein DDB_G0270170-like isoform X4 — MISSIVSRLVILVFGTLYPAYASYKAVRTQNVKEYVKWMMYWIVFALFTCAETFTDVFFSFWFPFYYEIKIILVLWLLSPATKGSSILYRRFVHPALTRREAEIDEALARATEQGYKAVLHLGTRGVNYATTVLMQTAIKGGGGLVQQLRKSYSLSDLTGGKDVENRSLPESRDETDMEVEPRRREHVGRRGYSPRRTQSSTNRVEMYFSEVDVDMIQPRPREPITSLTNIRSSDDISSGYSSGEALQSHRAASQGDALVRTSSVGARTRVKPRSTTKKTPEDTGEESEYDDLLPSPLTFLTPDQVHQLLLFLTPNDDRQKISKLDNNERLLDDDIRKRESKSSSEESEVWFVPNVTSETDEVPDKLQTELLEIDNNSKDCQRSTEILTKLSSTESDLQQKDMENKKNCEKTDVRKNSSQTTVIDVDIDKIKDEICREKLDELKELLNNAHKAVTKIVSSEEKLNRIGKFAMGEAQSLENFRNVDSLNVLPTTNLTPSNSDDNDRAGKYNKKPAPKTPILTDDEVVLSEDNQSENALKATLVIKTGMVKTFSNIDSAKDVFIAHTAQTKSKRKKRSKKNGIAKLLTIPKNIFQGAFHKTSSGSNKDDESSPSVSEYYSSRSRSVSIGSQDIFPNKINNEQHDIDPNEISNNVNNDKVDENNFKKDLTFDKCDQNILSDKREDSDRKVTSVKRISIPQMSRSPGASRKVYSDENIA; from the exons ATTAGTCTTTGGAACTTTATATCCGGCCTATGCCTCCTACAAAGCAGTAAGAACGCAAAATGTTAAGGAATAT gtcaAATGGATGATGTACTGGATCGTATTCGCTCTTTTTACTTGCGCTGAGACATTCACGGACGTTTTCTTCAGCTTTTG GTTCCCGTTTTATTATGAGATCAAGATTATTTTGGTGCTTTGGCTATTGAGCCCTGCAACTAAGGGCTCGAGTATACTGTATCGACGTTTCGTTCATCCTGCATTGACCCGTCGAGAAGCTGAAATCGATGAGGCCCTTGCACGTGCTACAGAACAGGGATACAAAGCTGTCCTCCATCTTGGCACCAGAGGTGTAAACTATGCAACTACTGTGCTCATGCAAACCGCTATCAAG GGGGGCGGTGGATTGGTTCAACAATTGAGGAAAAGCTATAGTTTAAGCGATCTGACTGGTGGAAAGGATGTCGAAAATAGAAGCTTGCCTGAATCGCGAGACGAGACTGACATGGAAG TGGAACCTCGTCGAAGAGAGCACGTAGGGAGAAGAGGATACAGTCCACGAAGGACACAATCCAGCACCAATAGAGTAGAAATGTACTTTTCTGAAGTAGACGTCGATATGATCCAGCCAAGGCCTAGAGAACCAATAACTAGTTTAac TAATATCAGATCCTCCGACGATATATCCAGCGGATACAGTAGCGGCGAAGCATTGCAATCTCATCGAGCAGCATCCCAAGGTGACGCATTAGTTAGAACATCGAGTGTTGGAGCCAGGACACGCGTGAAGCCTCGCTcgacaacaaaaaaaacacCTGAG GACACTGGAGAGGAATCCGAGTACGACGACCTTCTTCCATCGCCATTAACCTTCCTCACTCCTGACCAAGTTCATCAACTTTTGTTATTCCTGACTCCGAATGATGATCGTCAGAAGATTAGTAAGCTCGATAACAATGAACGATTGTTAGACGatgatattagaaaaagagaatctaAATCGTCATCCGAAGAATCTGAGGTTTGGTTTGTACCAAATGTAACATCCGAGACAGATGAAGTACCTGATAAACTTCAGACTGAACTTttagaaatagataataactCGAAGGACTGTCAAAGGTCAActgaaattttaacaaaactATCAAGCACAGAATCAGATCTTCAACAAAAAGATatggaaaataagaagaattgTGAAAAGACCGATGTTCGTAAAAATTCTTCACAAACAACCGTCATCGATGTGGATATTGATAAAATCAAGGATGAGATTTGTCGAGAGAAGCTGGACGAATTGAAAGAACTTTTAAATAATGCGCACAAGGCCGTCACGAAGATAGTATCATCcgaggaaaaattaaatcggATTGGTAAGTTTGCCATGGGCGAGGCACaatctttagaaaattttagaaaTGTTGATTCTTTAAATGTTTTGCCCACAACGAATTTAACTCCAAGTAACTCTGACGATAATGATCGTGCTggtaaatataacaaaaagcCAGCACCAAAGACACCGATTTTAACGGACGATGAAGTCGTCCTATCTGAAGACAATCAATCGGAAAATGCATTAAAAGCAACCCTAGTAATCAAAACTGGCATGgtaaaaactttttcaaatattgaCAGTGCCAAAGACGTTTTCATAGCTCACACAGCTCAAACCAAAAGTAAACGGAAGAAACGAAGTAAGAAGAATGGTATCGCAAAATTATTAACTAttccaaaaaatatttttcaaggtGCCTTTCACAAAACTTCAAGCGGATCGAACAAAGACGATGAATCTAGTCCGTCTGTTTCTGAATATTATAGCTCCAGATCAAGATCTGTCAGTATAGGATCTCAGGATATTTTTccaaataagattaataatgaACAACATGATATAGATCctaatgaaatttcaaacaacgttaataacgacaaagtcgatgaaaataatttcaaaaaagattTGACTTTTGATAAATGTGATCAGAATATTTTATccgataaaagagaagattcTGACAGAAAAGTGACTTCAGTGAAACGTATATCAATACCACAAATGTCACGATCGCCTGGTGCCTCGAGAAAAGTTTACTCTGATGAGAATATTGCTTGA
- the LOC124957152 gene encoding bromodomain-containing protein DDB_G0270170-like isoform X1, which produces MEIENKHLLITRTKRIDNNIDEDLQIIALRRKIIHLMNWAQRFVDRLPVQMTLSNLGILAVFLAIVLPKSLTYILLYPIFRLVFGTLYPAYASYKAVRTQNVKEYVKWMMYWIVFALFTCAETFTDVFFSFWFPFYYEIKIILVLWLLSPATKGSSILYRRFVHPALTRREAEIDEALARATEQGYKAVLHLGTRGVNYATTVLMQTAIKGGGGLVQQLRKSYSLSDLTGGKDVENRSLPESRDETDMEVEPRRREHVGRRGYSPRRTQSSTNRVEMYFSEVDVDMIQPRPREPITSLTNIRSSDDISSGYSSGEALQSHRAASQGDALVRTSSVGARTRVKPRSTTKKTPEDTGEESEYDDLLPSPLTFLTPDQVHQLLLFLTPNDDRQKISKLDNNERLLDDDIRKRESKSSSEESEVWFVPNVTSETDEVPDKLQTELLEIDNNSKDCQRSTEILTKLSSTESDLQQKDMENKKNCEKTDVRKNSSQTTVIDVDIDKIKDEICREKLDELKELLNNAHKAVTKIVSSEEKLNRIGKFAMGEAQSLENFRNVDSLNVLPTTNLTPSNSDDNDRAGKYNKKPAPKTPILTDDEVVLSEDNQSENALKATLVIKTGMVKTFSNIDSAKDVFIAHTAQTKSKRKKRSKKNGIAKLLTIPKNIFQGAFHKTSSGSNKDDESSPSVSEYYSSRSRSVSIGSQDIFPNKINNEQHDIDPNEISNNVNNDKVDENNFKKDLTFDKCDQNILSDKREDSDRKVTSVKRISIPQMSRSPGASRKVYSDENIA; this is translated from the exons atggagATCGAAAACAAACACTTGTTGATAACGAGAACGAAaaggatcgataataatatcgatgaagaTCTTCAAATCATAGCACTTCGTAGAAAGATAATACATTTGATGAACTGGGCACAGCGTTTCGTTGATAGGCTTCCTGTTCAAATGACTTTGAGCAACTTGGGGATATTGGCAGTTTTCCTTGCCATTGTTTTACCGAAATCCTTAACTTACATACTTTTGTATCCAATTTTCAGATTAGTCTTTGGAACTTTATATCCGGCCTATGCCTCCTACAAAGCAGTAAGAACGCAAAATGTTAAGGAATAT gtcaAATGGATGATGTACTGGATCGTATTCGCTCTTTTTACTTGCGCTGAGACATTCACGGACGTTTTCTTCAGCTTTTG GTTCCCGTTTTATTATGAGATCAAGATTATTTTGGTGCTTTGGCTATTGAGCCCTGCAACTAAGGGCTCGAGTATACTGTATCGACGTTTCGTTCATCCTGCATTGACCCGTCGAGAAGCTGAAATCGATGAGGCCCTTGCACGTGCTACAGAACAGGGATACAAAGCTGTCCTCCATCTTGGCACCAGAGGTGTAAACTATGCAACTACTGTGCTCATGCAAACCGCTATCAAG GGGGGCGGTGGATTGGTTCAACAATTGAGGAAAAGCTATAGTTTAAGCGATCTGACTGGTGGAAAGGATGTCGAAAATAGAAGCTTGCCTGAATCGCGAGACGAGACTGACATGGAAG TGGAACCTCGTCGAAGAGAGCACGTAGGGAGAAGAGGATACAGTCCACGAAGGACACAATCCAGCACCAATAGAGTAGAAATGTACTTTTCTGAAGTAGACGTCGATATGATCCAGCCAAGGCCTAGAGAACCAATAACTAGTTTAac TAATATCAGATCCTCCGACGATATATCCAGCGGATACAGTAGCGGCGAAGCATTGCAATCTCATCGAGCAGCATCCCAAGGTGACGCATTAGTTAGAACATCGAGTGTTGGAGCCAGGACACGCGTGAAGCCTCGCTcgacaacaaaaaaaacacCTGAG GACACTGGAGAGGAATCCGAGTACGACGACCTTCTTCCATCGCCATTAACCTTCCTCACTCCTGACCAAGTTCATCAACTTTTGTTATTCCTGACTCCGAATGATGATCGTCAGAAGATTAGTAAGCTCGATAACAATGAACGATTGTTAGACGatgatattagaaaaagagaatctaAATCGTCATCCGAAGAATCTGAGGTTTGGTTTGTACCAAATGTAACATCCGAGACAGATGAAGTACCTGATAAACTTCAGACTGAACTTttagaaatagataataactCGAAGGACTGTCAAAGGTCAActgaaattttaacaaaactATCAAGCACAGAATCAGATCTTCAACAAAAAGATatggaaaataagaagaattgTGAAAAGACCGATGTTCGTAAAAATTCTTCACAAACAACCGTCATCGATGTGGATATTGATAAAATCAAGGATGAGATTTGTCGAGAGAAGCTGGACGAATTGAAAGAACTTTTAAATAATGCGCACAAGGCCGTCACGAAGATAGTATCATCcgaggaaaaattaaatcggATTGGTAAGTTTGCCATGGGCGAGGCACaatctttagaaaattttagaaaTGTTGATTCTTTAAATGTTTTGCCCACAACGAATTTAACTCCAAGTAACTCTGACGATAATGATCGTGCTggtaaatataacaaaaagcCAGCACCAAAGACACCGATTTTAACGGACGATGAAGTCGTCCTATCTGAAGACAATCAATCGGAAAATGCATTAAAAGCAACCCTAGTAATCAAAACTGGCATGgtaaaaactttttcaaatattgaCAGTGCCAAAGACGTTTTCATAGCTCACACAGCTCAAACCAAAAGTAAACGGAAGAAACGAAGTAAGAAGAATGGTATCGCAAAATTATTAACTAttccaaaaaatatttttcaaggtGCCTTTCACAAAACTTCAAGCGGATCGAACAAAGACGATGAATCTAGTCCGTCTGTTTCTGAATATTATAGCTCCAGATCAAGATCTGTCAGTATAGGATCTCAGGATATTTTTccaaataagattaataatgaACAACATGATATAGATCctaatgaaatttcaaacaacgttaataacgacaaagtcgatgaaaataatttcaaaaaagattTGACTTTTGATAAATGTGATCAGAATATTTTATccgataaaagagaagattcTGACAGAAAAGTGACTTCAGTGAAACGTATATCAATACCACAAATGTCACGATCGCCTGGTGCCTCGAGAAAAGTTTACTCTGATGAGAATATTGCTTGA
- the LOC124957152 gene encoding bromodomain-containing protein DDB_G0270170-like isoform X2, producing MEIENKHLLITRTKRIDNNIDEDLQIIALRRKIIHLMNWAQRFVDRLPVQMTLSNLGILAVFLAIVLPKSLTYILLYPIFRLVFGTLYPAYASYKAVRTQNVKEYVKWMMYWIVFALFTCAETFTDVFFSFWFPFYYEIKIILVLWLLSPATKGSSILYRRFVHPALTRREAEIDEALARATEQGYKAVLHLGTRGVNYATTVLMQTAIKGGGGLVQQLRKSYSLSDLTGGKDVENRSLPESRDETDMEVEPRRREHVGRRGYSPRRTQSSTNRVEMYFSEVDVDMIQPRPREPITSLTSSDDISSGYSSGEALQSHRAASQGDALVRTSSVGARTRVKPRSTTKKTPEDTGEESEYDDLLPSPLTFLTPDQVHQLLLFLTPNDDRQKISKLDNNERLLDDDIRKRESKSSSEESEVWFVPNVTSETDEVPDKLQTELLEIDNNSKDCQRSTEILTKLSSTESDLQQKDMENKKNCEKTDVRKNSSQTTVIDVDIDKIKDEICREKLDELKELLNNAHKAVTKIVSSEEKLNRIGKFAMGEAQSLENFRNVDSLNVLPTTNLTPSNSDDNDRAGKYNKKPAPKTPILTDDEVVLSEDNQSENALKATLVIKTGMVKTFSNIDSAKDVFIAHTAQTKSKRKKRSKKNGIAKLLTIPKNIFQGAFHKTSSGSNKDDESSPSVSEYYSSRSRSVSIGSQDIFPNKINNEQHDIDPNEISNNVNNDKVDENNFKKDLTFDKCDQNILSDKREDSDRKVTSVKRISIPQMSRSPGASRKVYSDENIA from the exons atggagATCGAAAACAAACACTTGTTGATAACGAGAACGAAaaggatcgataataatatcgatgaagaTCTTCAAATCATAGCACTTCGTAGAAAGATAATACATTTGATGAACTGGGCACAGCGTTTCGTTGATAGGCTTCCTGTTCAAATGACTTTGAGCAACTTGGGGATATTGGCAGTTTTCCTTGCCATTGTTTTACCGAAATCCTTAACTTACATACTTTTGTATCCAATTTTCAGATTAGTCTTTGGAACTTTATATCCGGCCTATGCCTCCTACAAAGCAGTAAGAACGCAAAATGTTAAGGAATAT gtcaAATGGATGATGTACTGGATCGTATTCGCTCTTTTTACTTGCGCTGAGACATTCACGGACGTTTTCTTCAGCTTTTG GTTCCCGTTTTATTATGAGATCAAGATTATTTTGGTGCTTTGGCTATTGAGCCCTGCAACTAAGGGCTCGAGTATACTGTATCGACGTTTCGTTCATCCTGCATTGACCCGTCGAGAAGCTGAAATCGATGAGGCCCTTGCACGTGCTACAGAACAGGGATACAAAGCTGTCCTCCATCTTGGCACCAGAGGTGTAAACTATGCAACTACTGTGCTCATGCAAACCGCTATCAAG GGGGGCGGTGGATTGGTTCAACAATTGAGGAAAAGCTATAGTTTAAGCGATCTGACTGGTGGAAAGGATGTCGAAAATAGAAGCTTGCCTGAATCGCGAGACGAGACTGACATGGAAG TGGAACCTCGTCGAAGAGAGCACGTAGGGAGAAGAGGATACAGTCCACGAAGGACACAATCCAGCACCAATAGAGTAGAAATGTACTTTTCTGAAGTAGACGTCGATATGATCCAGCCAAGGCCTAGAGAACCAATAACTAGTTTAac ATCCTCCGACGATATATCCAGCGGATACAGTAGCGGCGAAGCATTGCAATCTCATCGAGCAGCATCCCAAGGTGACGCATTAGTTAGAACATCGAGTGTTGGAGCCAGGACACGCGTGAAGCCTCGCTcgacaacaaaaaaaacacCTGAG GACACTGGAGAGGAATCCGAGTACGACGACCTTCTTCCATCGCCATTAACCTTCCTCACTCCTGACCAAGTTCATCAACTTTTGTTATTCCTGACTCCGAATGATGATCGTCAGAAGATTAGTAAGCTCGATAACAATGAACGATTGTTAGACGatgatattagaaaaagagaatctaAATCGTCATCCGAAGAATCTGAGGTTTGGTTTGTACCAAATGTAACATCCGAGACAGATGAAGTACCTGATAAACTTCAGACTGAACTTttagaaatagataataactCGAAGGACTGTCAAAGGTCAActgaaattttaacaaaactATCAAGCACAGAATCAGATCTTCAACAAAAAGATatggaaaataagaagaattgTGAAAAGACCGATGTTCGTAAAAATTCTTCACAAACAACCGTCATCGATGTGGATATTGATAAAATCAAGGATGAGATTTGTCGAGAGAAGCTGGACGAATTGAAAGAACTTTTAAATAATGCGCACAAGGCCGTCACGAAGATAGTATCATCcgaggaaaaattaaatcggATTGGTAAGTTTGCCATGGGCGAGGCACaatctttagaaaattttagaaaTGTTGATTCTTTAAATGTTTTGCCCACAACGAATTTAACTCCAAGTAACTCTGACGATAATGATCGTGCTggtaaatataacaaaaagcCAGCACCAAAGACACCGATTTTAACGGACGATGAAGTCGTCCTATCTGAAGACAATCAATCGGAAAATGCATTAAAAGCAACCCTAGTAATCAAAACTGGCATGgtaaaaactttttcaaatattgaCAGTGCCAAAGACGTTTTCATAGCTCACACAGCTCAAACCAAAAGTAAACGGAAGAAACGAAGTAAGAAGAATGGTATCGCAAAATTATTAACTAttccaaaaaatatttttcaaggtGCCTTTCACAAAACTTCAAGCGGATCGAACAAAGACGATGAATCTAGTCCGTCTGTTTCTGAATATTATAGCTCCAGATCAAGATCTGTCAGTATAGGATCTCAGGATATTTTTccaaataagattaataatgaACAACATGATATAGATCctaatgaaatttcaaacaacgttaataacgacaaagtcgatgaaaataatttcaaaaaagattTGACTTTTGATAAATGTGATCAGAATATTTTATccgataaaagagaagattcTGACAGAAAAGTGACTTCAGTGAAACGTATATCAATACCACAAATGTCACGATCGCCTGGTGCCTCGAGAAAAGTTTACTCTGATGAGAATATTGCTTGA
- the LOC124957152 gene encoding uncharacterized protein LOC124957152 isoform X3, whose amino-acid sequence MEIENKHLLITRTKRIDNNIDEDLQIIALRRKIIHLMNWAQRFVDRLPVQMTLSNLGILAVFLAIVLPKSLTYILLYPIFRLVFGTLYPAYASYKAVRTQNVKEYVKWMMYWIVFALFTCAETFTDVFFSFWFPFYYEIKIILVLWLLSPATKGSSILYRRFVHPALTRREAEIDEALARATEQGYKAVLHLGTRGVNYATTVLMQTAIKGGGGLVQQLRKSYSLSDLTGGKDVENRSLPESRDETDMEVEPRRREHVGRRGYSPRRTQSSTNRVEMYFSEVDVDMIQPRPREPITSLTGYSSGEALQSHRAASQGDALVRTSSVGARTRVKPRSTTKKTPEDTGEESEYDDLLPSPLTFLTPDQVHQLLLFLTPNDDRQKISKLDNNERLLDDDIRKRESKSSSEESEVWFVPNVTSETDEVPDKLQTELLEIDNNSKDCQRSTEILTKLSSTESDLQQKDMENKKNCEKTDVRKNSSQTTVIDVDIDKIKDEICREKLDELKELLNNAHKAVTKIVSSEEKLNRIGKFAMGEAQSLENFRNVDSLNVLPTTNLTPSNSDDNDRAGKYNKKPAPKTPILTDDEVVLSEDNQSENALKATLVIKTGMVKTFSNIDSAKDVFIAHTAQTKSKRKKRSKKNGIAKLLTIPKNIFQGAFHKTSSGSNKDDESSPSVSEYYSSRSRSVSIGSQDIFPNKINNEQHDIDPNEISNNVNNDKVDENNFKKDLTFDKCDQNILSDKREDSDRKVTSVKRISIPQMSRSPGASRKVYSDENIA is encoded by the exons atggagATCGAAAACAAACACTTGTTGATAACGAGAACGAAaaggatcgataataatatcgatgaagaTCTTCAAATCATAGCACTTCGTAGAAAGATAATACATTTGATGAACTGGGCACAGCGTTTCGTTGATAGGCTTCCTGTTCAAATGACTTTGAGCAACTTGGGGATATTGGCAGTTTTCCTTGCCATTGTTTTACCGAAATCCTTAACTTACATACTTTTGTATCCAATTTTCAGATTAGTCTTTGGAACTTTATATCCGGCCTATGCCTCCTACAAAGCAGTAAGAACGCAAAATGTTAAGGAATAT gtcaAATGGATGATGTACTGGATCGTATTCGCTCTTTTTACTTGCGCTGAGACATTCACGGACGTTTTCTTCAGCTTTTG GTTCCCGTTTTATTATGAGATCAAGATTATTTTGGTGCTTTGGCTATTGAGCCCTGCAACTAAGGGCTCGAGTATACTGTATCGACGTTTCGTTCATCCTGCATTGACCCGTCGAGAAGCTGAAATCGATGAGGCCCTTGCACGTGCTACAGAACAGGGATACAAAGCTGTCCTCCATCTTGGCACCAGAGGTGTAAACTATGCAACTACTGTGCTCATGCAAACCGCTATCAAG GGGGGCGGTGGATTGGTTCAACAATTGAGGAAAAGCTATAGTTTAAGCGATCTGACTGGTGGAAAGGATGTCGAAAATAGAAGCTTGCCTGAATCGCGAGACGAGACTGACATGGAAG TGGAACCTCGTCGAAGAGAGCACGTAGGGAGAAGAGGATACAGTCCACGAAGGACACAATCCAGCACCAATAGAGTAGAAATGTACTTTTCTGAAGTAGACGTCGATATGATCCAGCCAAGGCCTAGAGAACCAATAACTAGTTTAac CGGATACAGTAGCGGCGAAGCATTGCAATCTCATCGAGCAGCATCCCAAGGTGACGCATTAGTTAGAACATCGAGTGTTGGAGCCAGGACACGCGTGAAGCCTCGCTcgacaacaaaaaaaacacCTGAG GACACTGGAGAGGAATCCGAGTACGACGACCTTCTTCCATCGCCATTAACCTTCCTCACTCCTGACCAAGTTCATCAACTTTTGTTATTCCTGACTCCGAATGATGATCGTCAGAAGATTAGTAAGCTCGATAACAATGAACGATTGTTAGACGatgatattagaaaaagagaatctaAATCGTCATCCGAAGAATCTGAGGTTTGGTTTGTACCAAATGTAACATCCGAGACAGATGAAGTACCTGATAAACTTCAGACTGAACTTttagaaatagataataactCGAAGGACTGTCAAAGGTCAActgaaattttaacaaaactATCAAGCACAGAATCAGATCTTCAACAAAAAGATatggaaaataagaagaattgTGAAAAGACCGATGTTCGTAAAAATTCTTCACAAACAACCGTCATCGATGTGGATATTGATAAAATCAAGGATGAGATTTGTCGAGAGAAGCTGGACGAATTGAAAGAACTTTTAAATAATGCGCACAAGGCCGTCACGAAGATAGTATCATCcgaggaaaaattaaatcggATTGGTAAGTTTGCCATGGGCGAGGCACaatctttagaaaattttagaaaTGTTGATTCTTTAAATGTTTTGCCCACAACGAATTTAACTCCAAGTAACTCTGACGATAATGATCGTGCTggtaaatataacaaaaagcCAGCACCAAAGACACCGATTTTAACGGACGATGAAGTCGTCCTATCTGAAGACAATCAATCGGAAAATGCATTAAAAGCAACCCTAGTAATCAAAACTGGCATGgtaaaaactttttcaaatattgaCAGTGCCAAAGACGTTTTCATAGCTCACACAGCTCAAACCAAAAGTAAACGGAAGAAACGAAGTAAGAAGAATGGTATCGCAAAATTATTAACTAttccaaaaaatatttttcaaggtGCCTTTCACAAAACTTCAAGCGGATCGAACAAAGACGATGAATCTAGTCCGTCTGTTTCTGAATATTATAGCTCCAGATCAAGATCTGTCAGTATAGGATCTCAGGATATTTTTccaaataagattaataatgaACAACATGATATAGATCctaatgaaatttcaaacaacgttaataacgacaaagtcgatgaaaataatttcaaaaaagattTGACTTTTGATAAATGTGATCAGAATATTTTATccgataaaagagaagattcTGACAGAAAAGTGACTTCAGTGAAACGTATATCAATACCACAAATGTCACGATCGCCTGGTGCCTCGAGAAAAGTTTACTCTGATGAGAATATTGCTTGA